From the genome of Capricornis sumatraensis isolate serow.1 chromosome 17, serow.2, whole genome shotgun sequence, one region includes:
- the YWHAH gene encoding 14-3-3 protein eta, with translation MGDREQLLQRARLAEQAERYDDMASAMKAVTELNEPLSNEDRNLLSVAYKNVVGARRSSWRVISSIEQKTMADGNEKKLEKVKAYREKIEKELETVCNDVLALLDRFLIKNCNDFQYESKVFYLKMKGDYYRYLAEVAAGEKKSSVVEASEAAYKEAFEISKEHMQPTHPIRLGLALNFSVFYYEIQNAPEQACLLAKQAFDDAIAELDTLNEDSYKDSTLIMQLLRDNLTLWTSDQQDEEAGEGN, from the exons ATGGGGGACCGCGAGCAGCTGCTGCAGCGGGCGCGGCTGGCCGAGCAGGCGGAGCGCTACGACGACATGGCCTCCGCCATGAAGGCG GTGACTGAGCTCAATGAACCTCTCTCCAACGAAGACCGAAACCTCCTCTCCGTGGCCTACAAGAACGTGGTTGGTGCCCGGCGGTCTTCCTGGAGAGTCATCAGCAGCATCGAGCAGAAGACCATGGCCGACGGGAATGAGAAGAAGCTGGAGAAGGTGAAGGCCTACCGGGAGAAGATTGAGAAGGAGCTGGAGACGGTGTGCAACGACGTGCTGGCGCTGCTGGACAGGTTCCTCATCAAGAACTGCAATGACTTCCAGTACGAGAGCAAGGTCTTCTACCTGAAGATGAAGGGCGACTACTACCGCTACCTGGCCGAGGTGGCTGCTGGCGAGAAGAAGAGCAGCGTGGTGGAGGCCTCGGAGGCGGCCTACAAGGAAGCCTTCGAGATTAGCAAGGAGCACATGCAGCCCACACACCCCATCCGGCTGGGCCTGGCCCTCAACTTCTCCGTGTTCTACTACGAGATCCAGAACGCGCCCGAGCAGGCCTGCCTCCTCGCCAAACAAGCCTTCGACGACGCCATAGCCGAGCTGGACACACTAAACGAGGATTCCTATAAGGACTCCACGCTCATCATGCAGCTGCTGCGAGACAACCTCACCCTCTGGACGAGCGACCAGCAGGACGAGGAAGCCGGAGAAGGCAACTGA